The DNA region CTCGGCCTTGAGTTTGCGCACGGCCTCCGGATCGAAGGTCCGCTCGATCCGGGTCTTCGCACTCGACACCGATTCCAGAGTCGTGGAGTAGACGATCTTCTCTGCGGCCTTCCAGTCGTCGGCGTACTGCAGGATGTGCGGCGGCACGTCGGGCTGAGTGTGCACGGCCTCCCAGAAGACCATCGTCTCGTACATCCGCCGGCCATAGAGGAACGTCCCCACGTGACGGAAGACGTCGCCGATGAAGGTGTGGATCTCCGGATCCTCGGCTCCCCTGCCGAGGTCACCCTCAGCCGCCTTCGCGTAGCCGTCGAGCGAGGTGATCATCGAGTAGATGAGCTTGGCCATGTCCGACTCCTTCGCCCAAGGTGAGTCGGTCGACTCACCACATGAGGAACGTACCAACCAGGCCGGTCATGAGTCAAGCGACTCACCTCTCTGGCATGCTAAGGCGCATGCCGCGCGAAGTCTCCGCCTACCACCGACAGATCGCGGCGACCAACCGCGCGGCGATCCTCGACGCGGCGACGGAGCTGTTCCTGGAGCTCGGCTATGACCGAACCTCGCTGGCGCGCGTCGCCGAGGACGCCGGGGTCTCCAAGGCGACCCTGT from Microlunatus phosphovorus NM-1 includes:
- a CDS encoding dihydrofolate reductase family protein codes for the protein MAKLIYSMITSLDGYAKAAEGDLGRGAEDPEIHTFIGDVFRHVGTFLYGRRMYETMVFWEAVHTQPDVPPHILQYADDWKAAEKIVYSTTLESVSSAKTRIERTFDPEAVRKLKAESDHDLSVDGPNLAAQAIAAGLVDEYHLFITTTVVGGGTRFFPDGVRLDLDLVEEHSFDSGLIYARYRTR